The region tggctatggttgtatcccagttttccaggcggtcctcctgctgtatccaccctttccacgaagagggcagacagcgggaatcatttccgagagttcgagTTCGTACCCTACTCACAGCCTAAAGCCCACCTTTCAGTAGAGTGCAGGGGCAGAATTGCTGTATGAATAAGTACTGTTCCTTTATTGTGCTGCTTGGCCAGGATCCTGAAGATCAGGCCCTCCACTTATCAAACACTGGTGGCCTTTTTTAGGAATAGGCCCTCAATGCTTAAGTGCAGGAGAGCCCTTTAACAGATATTTGCATTCTATAGTGAAAATGTGCTGTACAAAATGTTAGAGtcattattttgcagaaatcaatagtccaggtgattttaagaaactttgtaattgggtttgggttaaggaacatatatttgttaacaatggtttgaattttttacaagccatcacataatataaaagttatacatatttcatatcattgtaatcataacaacttggggaacatatataacaagtcagttttaccccagggcgaacggcgtaaaaaaaaaatacccttcaaataaaagaaatgcgtttttttcaccacacattgaattttttcctgctttttcagtgtactttatgaaaaaattcaggctgtcattgcaaagttcaattagtagcgcaaaaaataagggttcatgtgggtttctaggtgaaaaaatgcaagtgctatggccttttaagcacaaggaggaaaaaacaaaaacgcaaaaattgaaattggccgggtcctcaaagggttaaggctaaagttcacaaatagtattttagtaatttttgttttaaatacttgATAAGTGTTTTTAGCCCAAACCAGGACTGAAACCAGATGCACAGCTAAGGGTTCAGCCTGGGGTGACCAGTGAGTCTAAGTGAACCCCAAGACAATTTTGTTACCCATAGGTAACCTCAGCAAAGCACAGtgctttctcaattaaaaaaaagggtatattctgctacaTTACACATAGTGAAAAAGGATTGAGGATTAAATGCTGGAAGGCTGGAAGTCTTCCGGCATACTGGAATATACAAAAGTATCAATGCGTGACACAGAaatgcagagctgattcagctcagcatcgCTGCATCTCATTCCCACTCCCCCTGCCAAACCAGGCAGTTTGCGAAGTGAGGAACGTGGCGACGCTGTGATTACAGTATATTACTTTCAGATACTCACAGGGAGcatcttttctgatcggagtcaaccacttttccttttttttctccatctggcccagctcatgaagacttctcctggtgaTACCTCAtgtctgcagaatctgccagatggAGATGagacataggctgtatcaatgttttccaggacttcttagggcttcatccaactccGTCAGTCACCAGTATTAAAATGCCAAGCAATCGACTCGAGCACGCTTGAGTCGTGTTcatatctgccaaacattttaggTCTATAGAAATAGACAATCTGTAAGATAGACAATCTGTACTAAGGTAGTACTGAggccccctttatgccctcacaCAGTAGATTCCCTCTATCTGTATCCTCAtgtagtagatgcccccccccctccatatagaagatatgtcttctctgtaccccatataatagtcaggcccctctgtgcctccatatagtactaatcccttctctgtgcatccacatAGTAGTTAAGCCctatctgtgcatccatatagtagttatgtccttCTGCATACtcatagtagttacccccccccccccatgtagtattAAAGGTGTACTCTCAACACTTAAAGAATCTTTTAATGCCaatacattgttttaataaagtaatattactttgtaataaaaaatggcagcagtaaagggtaacatggcccctctgctgccactattggtgtcaggaactgcagggctataatCCCTGCAGTTCCTAATTACCTGCTCTGTTCTAGCACTGCTGAGCagaactatacagagcagggtttgTTCCCTCGTGTAGTAGTTAACCCCCCACACCCATGTAAGAATCCCCCCCGTAATACAAAAAAAAggcatacttacctgctgcatgGCTGCAGTACTGCAGTCTTCCGATACCAGATCGCTGTCCTGCTTGGCCAGTGCTTGAGTGACGCCACCAGAACTCTGGgggggagagcagcctcttgtggccagaggcagaatgctttctgcggccacaagagttgGCTGGTGGGGTGAGAAACCAATGGCTCCTTGCTCTGTCAAATTCAagtgcatttaactgtatgtgcttctcagttacacatacagataaatagCCAGATGAAGTAGCCACTGAGTGAGCCCTTGCCGAGTTCTGACACCTGTCAGGGGACCCGCTAGATCCAGTACATGTGTTAGGCAAAGATAATTTACCaccattttttcttctttattaagGATAATATAGATGCAATAACAGTGCTTAAAAGATTATCTTTCTGGCTAGTTAATATTACTAGACTATTCTACAACTACACATTTAGCATCTTTAACTATATGCAATGTCCAAGGAACAGAAACCTTATCAAGCAATGAATAGAAATAACATGCACAGTTGTAAGAATAAGTAAGTGTCTTGTCCCATTGTTTAAAGTGACCCTGCAccttctttttgcattctgacttctctacacaggtgtaaaaggtaaatttagcagttttcatacctcattttatatcatacgtcatggtgcttgttcaagtaaaaaatgatcttttatcatctgcagattgtgctaagtgggcggggcttcacggccctGCGCCTCCGCAAAGTCATTGGTACATGGGCCCCtgtccattggaacaggctggcctaaaggtctaggccccaccccctctaggtcggtccATACCAATGGGtgttgagggggcggggcctatgtgccaatgatgtcatggtGGGACGGGGCctactgcagcaggagctgtataaccgGAAAAAAGTAGTTTAAATCCCCCGagcgcgtgacaggcagcggcggggaagtagtcatctgggcggctccctgcccgtatctagtcacagctctcagaggggatgattgacaggcagagaggccagtaagggacctctttgcctgtcagcgtgctcggaggggatgattgacaggcaaagagtggtgactagatatgggtggggagccgcccagatgactacttccccgtcaTACGCCCAGGgaattaaactgctttttttggggtatacagctcctgctgcagctgtggcCGGTATGTGCcgtagctgctgcaggagctgtatacagcggttcagggaactatatcagcccaattgggctgattggttgccTTTATGGCTCCAGAACATGAAAGGGAGGAAACAGGGTTTGAAAAAGCATTACAAGCAttacaataatttaatagtttatcACAGGTTTTCATGAAAaatacaagtgaaaaaaaaaaaaaaaacaacttatggGAGATAAACCAACACATGTTAAGTGCAACCACAACTTTCTACAATCATATCAGGAATGTCTGCCTTGACAATGGTGTTGTTGATGTCAAAGTACAGAAAGGAGAGAGGCCTTCGTTTTGTTGGAACACAGCACAGACTGAGGTTAGAATATGCATTGTTTGCTTTGATGAGGCTGAAGATAGCTGTATGACTTGATGCTGCGATTCCTGGTGCCCTGGCAAGGTGAACGGGACATCTTCCTTCACACAGATTCATGAAATAACCCTTTGGGCTTATTATCCAGTCATTCCAGCCAATATCTTTGAAGGCAATGTAAAACTTCTTCAGACAACAGATCTGAATGTCCCCAGTGCATTCTGTGATATGTCTACGAATTCGAGAGTCCTCTTGTTTGTTGTAAACTTTTAACGCCAGAAATGGTCGATGGACATGGCTAATATTATCTATTTTAAGTGGATTCTGACAGTCTGGGCACATCAGTTCTATGTATATATTTTCTGTTCCTTCATTAAGGGCTTTCCCAGAGAACATCTGTAAAGGAACCATATACCAGCCTGCACTTACGGCTTTAGCCTCAGTGGTGCCTTTTATTAAATAGGCCTTAGGCATGAACTTACAAGTCACAGAGAGGGTTATCTTGCTGAAGGATGCAGCCTTAAGATACAACCACATATTTGCCTGGTGAATCTCCTCTCGCTTGTCTTTGTCAGTAGATAGATGAAAGTGAAGAACGCTTTTGGCACCATTTGAGTTATCTGCATATAAAAGTATGGGTAAATAAGAAGCAATGTTAATAAATGGTGGAGCATAGTGCACTTATCGGTTGCACTACAGTATTGTCTCATAGCTAAAATTGATAGTGATGATTATCcgtgaaaaaataatttttttttaagtttagtgAACTTTTTCATTGCACactgactgttaaaggggtactccagcgggggggcacttttgttctgggactggggaggaggtggccgagggaaagacatccactcacctccccggttccagcggcgggtcccgcatcgcggcgctccggtgcccgattcccagccgcttccaggtgtctgacgcgggcccgagacgtgacgtctcaggtctgctcagccactcagtgaaggaggcgggatctgagcggacttgaaacggatcccacccacgtcacgtctcgggcccgcggcagacacccggaagcggccgggaaccggagtgccgctggaaccggggaggtgagtggacgtcttttccctcagccacctcctccccggtcccagaacaaaagtgccccccccgctggagtacccctttaacaacaacaTCAAATACATCTGTATGGTTATAAGACTTCTATCAGGATCATGACAAAGCACAGGCAGGGGTCGGCAATGGCATAGGTCGCCTTCTAGAGGTCCAGGACAGGGGGTGCAATTTGCATTAGAAAATAGTTTGCTACTCAGACTGTGAGCCATTTTTAGCACCATGCAAGACAAGTGACCCCCCTCCAGCTGTCAGATACACAATACAGTGAGCTGAACTTACTCTCTGTGTTTCTCAGGTCAGAGAGTAGGAGGGAAAAAACACAACAGAGCAGCCTGCAGAGTTGACACAGCATGTGATCAGTAGGGAGCTGtatctgcagagctgtgtgtgtgtgcatccgGTAGTAAGCTTCAGTCAGCATCCATCCAAAAAACTCAGTCAGTGTCCATCAGTAAGCGTCATTCActgtccgtcagtcagcgtccattagcaggtgtcagtaagcgtcagtcagcgtccattagcaggtgtcagtaagcgtcagtcagcgtccattagcaggtTCAGTAAGCGCCAGTTACCTTCTGTAAGTGTCAGCATCACTCAGCGTCTGTTAGTAAGAGTCAGTTAGTGTCCGTTACTGAGCAtcaatcagcgtccgttagtaatcgtcagtcagcatccgttagtcagtcagcatctgtaagtaagcgtcagtcagtgtccattagtaagagtGAGTAAGattcagtcagtgtccgttagtgtcagtaaacgtctgtgcacacacagacataggtgctccttctcttctgagccctgttgtgcacCCTTACAATACTTtatgttcacaaatggggtatttctgtgctcaggagaaattgctttacaaatatcggtgggctttttctcctccaagctttttgaaatttgaaaaattaggggtttcaccaatgtataagtatgaaaaatgtgatttttcattttcactgctcACTTttgaaaaaactgtaaaaaaacctGTAGGGTaccaaatgcccactgtaccccttgttacatttcttaaggggtgtagttttcaaaatggcgtcacttgtggggggtttccactgtgtcGGCACTAGGgagggggctctgtaactgtaaaatggtctcctacatttattccagccaaatccacactccaaaatttaaagggtgctccttctcttctgagccatgttgtgcgcccgcacaacactttatgtccacaaatggggtatttgtaaaaactgcagattcagaggaataaatgttttattgcatttcactttttatagctgtgcggtatgaaagaaataggattgaattggaatatctgccaagaaaatggaaatttttacttttcacacttactttgcagttattcctgtgaaatgcctaaagggttaaaaacttttttaaatgtcaatttgaatactttaaagggttaagagttcaaaatggggtgaattatgggggtttctactaTCCAGGCCTTTAGAATattctccaaaactgaactggtccctaaaaaaattcagagtttaaattttcacaaaaatttagaaaattgctactaaacaataacggcctctaaaatcctaaaaaagttaaagcatgttcaccaaatgctgccaacataaagtagacatgttatagatatgaattaatcaataatttatgtggtagaactatcttccttattggcagagactttcaaatttagagaaatgcaatttttttttaattttcacatcattttggagtttttcacaaaaaaagttaaaaggtatcggcccaaatgtaccactaacataaagtggaacatgtcacgaaaaaacaatctaggaaccacaaggatcggtaaaagcattccagagttatcaaTACATAAATTgaaacatgtcatatttgaaaaatttggctgtgtcataaacaccaaaactggctgtgtcccctaagggttaaattctATTACCACAGCCCTGTGATTATCTAGGTACTCTGCAGCTACTCTAGTATAGGTCTTGTCTATTGTACCACCAGCTGGTGGACATTCTATGTAAAGTCAGTAAAGAGGCCTGTGGTATAGAGGTTTTTAAACGAGTCACTTTTTATATAGTAcaattattaaaagttacattttattataTCTGTCACATGGAAATCTAGGCTCTATTGGGCACTTGGCCCTTTATGCCTTTGTGAGTGATTTTCAAATGGCCCAGAGTCCCCAATGTGTTAGGGCACTTTTTGTGTGATTATGCTTTATCGTAATACAAAATGTGCTCCTGAAATACATAATACACACCATGATGACCTGAAAGTCACTATAATACACACCAAGGCCCCCTGAAATCCATTATAATACATACATGACCCTCTGAAATCGACAGTATTATAATAAATACTGGGTCCTCCTGAAatgcattataatacacactgtgatgcTCTGAAATTTACTATAATACTCACCATGATCCCGTCTGATCgaatataatacacactgtaatGCCCAAATTTCAACATAATGACCCCTGAAATTCGGTATAATTTACACTGTGTCCCTTAATATtattacaacatatatatatatatatatatatatatatatatatatatatatccacatgtaaAATTATCCCCtcctagggtgggttcacacaacgcaatTGAAACTTCAATTCTTTCAGGCAGAAGCAacagaatccacagcagattttctgcCCCTATTCTGTAGTGTGAGCCCACCCTAATAAAGAACACACTGATCGATAGCACTGCTTGCTCCTACCCTAGACATCACTCAGTAGTGATAGATAGCTCTACCTAACTCCTCCCCCATTTCCCactcccccatattaataatgttAATTTATGATTGTCttgtattaacccttagaggacccggccaatttcaatttttgcgttttcgttttttcctccttgtgcttaaaaggccatagcacttgcattttttcacctagaaacccacatgagcccttattttttgcggcactaattttactttgcaatgacaggctgaattttttcataaccCAACATTTCTTTAATTCgggttttttttcgtttttactccgtgtgtcctatggaaaaactgacatgttatctatgttcctcaagtcattatgattacaacgctatgtaaaatgtataactttcattgtatctgatggcctgtaaaaaattcaaaccattgttaacaaatatatgttcctgaaaatcgctccattcccagacttatagcgcttttatccttgggcctatggggctgtgttaggtgtcattttttgcgccatgatgtgatctttttatcggtaccttgattgcgcatatgcgactttttgatcgctttttattacaatttttctggatttgatgcgaccaaaaatgtgcaattttgcactttgggattttttttgcgccgacgctgtttaccgtgcgagatcaggaatgtgattaatagttcgggcgattacgcacgcggcgataccaaacatgtttgtttatttatttatttgtttatttttatttataacatagtaaaagggggatgattctgacttttattaggggagggggctttttattaataataacacttttatttttacttttacacttatactagaagtataagtgcactgatacttctagtataagtgcactgatctttatttatttgtttatttttatttataacatagaaaaaggggggtgattctgactttttattaggggagggggctttttattaataataacacattctctctcattgagatctatgctgcagccggaagcaatcgagtgccattacggcgctgaccccggacggagtaagatgtgtggatcagataactttcattgtatctgatggcctgtaaaaaattcaaaccattgttaacaaatatatgttcctgaaaatcgctctattcccatgtttatagcgcttttatccttgggcctatggggctgtgttaggtgtcattttttgcgccatgatgtgatctttttaTCGGTTTTGGTGTGGAAGATGTGTTTTTGCAACAGAAAATCCATGACAAATATATCATGTAATAATTAGATATTACACCCCATTTTTAGTCCATAATACAAggctaatattaaccccttaacatctGATGCTATACATGTATAGTGTACAAGCAGACAGCAGATATGACAAGCTCAGGAGCTGGCATCATATCTCAAGAATATTGGCTGGTGTCACATACCACTAAAAACTGACATCAACTATCATGCTGATGTCAATCATTTAACCATGTAAATGCTGTTATCAGTAGTGACTTGCCACACTGACTTTTAGTGTGAGTGATGGAATGCATTCCTATTACAACAATGAGCACAGCATACATTCTTTTGAGTACATTTTGACACATAAAGGTCACCCTTGATATCATCTGTCACTTAAGGCTGTATTATACGTAGTGATTATCGCTGTATTATACGTAGTGATTATCGCTATAACGATCGATCACAAGTGAAAACTAGCAATTTTGTAGCCAACGATTCTGAAGTTATTACATTTaccgattactgttatgaacgatccCCTTAACGTCGTTACATACGTCGCTAATCGTTCCTCTGGACAACCCACACGACATGTTTAATTGGCGAATGAATAGATATGTGAATGCTTGACGAACTACCAACaacaatttttcaacatgttgaaagacaaaaatgaacgattCTTTGTTCCtcgtttgatcgttgggtgttataACATGGACAGATAATCCCGCAATTTCGATCATTATAGCGAATTTCTaaatgataatcgctccgtgtaatagggctttcaGAGTCGGGAAGCCTTTATACActttgggcgggttcacactacggaattctcgcggacaatgtccgcggaattccgtcagctgtccgcccgcacatctgggcgcctttccgccggccccatagacaccattctatgggccggcgtattccgctatacgctgaaagaagtgtcatgtcacttctttcagcggatcgcggaatacgccggcccatagaatggtctatggagccggcggaaaagcgcgtgcccgtgcgggcggacagctgacggaattccgcagacattgtccgtgagaattccgtagtgtgaacccgccctttagAAGAATCAGGCATCATGGATTAACTGCTTGACCCTTTTTATTCTCAGAAAGATAAACCACTGCCAGAATGTCTGACTTTAGAGCCCTCCTCTCTCCACAGAGTACACATGAACGTTCGGCTGCCTTAGTAGATGAAAAACAATAACTTTTGGCCGAGCAGAAAAGAGAAAAATGTCTTTTTTATCCAAATGATCTGATTATTACCCTGGGTAAAAGACCCAGGAGTCAGCCAAAAAAGGAATAACTATCTCTTCCTATGTTAGATATGTAAAGACAGTGAAGGTAAGTGTTACTATAACCATCTGCAGCCCTGAAAACAATGCATCTTATAGTGGGGTCTTACAACCGAATTTCATAAAAGAACTGAAAAAATATGGAGACACATAAGGCAATGAAATGCATACAGTAGAACACAATGACTTCTTTGTGGAGAATCTCATTCATAAATAAATGTctgtctattaaaaaataaatttttaaataCAATAAAGACATTTTcataaccccttcacgtcagtaacatgtgtatatatacattcctattgcacataccccgtgcagtaggaatgtatatatacgttcctgttactgacggggttact is a window of Dendropsophus ebraccatus isolate aDenEbr1 chromosome 5, aDenEbr1.pat, whole genome shotgun sequence DNA encoding:
- the LOC138792680 gene encoding inhibin beta C chain-like isoform X1 — translated: MTVHVALPLLLVIMQASVANFSCSSCSVFNQPMEAEDEKEILLEVAKQNILNKLHLRQRPNILQTVSRENLAQALLRLNIKLDEDYLQDLPIKNGKGDKELDVGQMYEVISFAEIDNSNGAKSVLHFHLSTDKDKREEIHQANMWLYLKAASFSKITLSVTCKFMPKAYLIKGTTEAKAVSAGWYMVPLQMFSGKALNEGTENIYIELMCPDCQNPLKIDNISHVHRPFLALKVYNKQEDSRIRRHITECTGDIQICCLKKFYIAFKDIGWNDWIISPKGYFMNLCEGRCPVHLARAPGIAASSHTAIFSLIKANNAYSNLSLCCVPTKRRPLSFLYFDINNTIVKADIPDMIVESCGCT
- the LOC138792680 gene encoding inhibin beta E chain-like isoform X2, producing the protein MLTEAYYRMHTHTALQIQLPTDHMLCQLCRLLCCVFSLLLSDLRNTENNSNGAKSVLHFHLSTDKDKREEIHQANMWLYLKAASFSKITLSVTCKFMPKAYLIKGTTEAKAVSAGWYMVPLQMFSGKALNEGTENIYIELMCPDCQNPLKIDNISHVHRPFLALKVYNKQEDSRIRRHITECTGDIQICCLKKFYIAFKDIGWNDWIISPKGYFMNLCEGRCPVHLARAPGIAASSHTAIFSLIKANNAYSNLSLCCVPTKRRPLSFLYFDINNTIVKADIPDMIVESCGCT